Part of the uncultured Desulfovibrio sp. genome is shown below.
AAAACATGATCGGGCAATGCCTGCTGTACATCATACTGCTCGCCCTGCTGGCATGGCCGCTGGGCATCTACATGGGCAAGGTCATGGACGGAGAGCCGTTCTGGCTGCAAAAAATGCTGGGCCCATGCGAGCGCGGCCTGTACCGCGTCATGGGCATCAACCCGGCAGAACAGATGGGCTGGAAGCGTTACCTCGGCTGCGTGCTTGCTTTCAGTGCCGTGAGCATTGCGGCACTTATGCTGCTGCTTATGGCGCAGGGCAGCCTACCCCTGAATCCGCAGGGCATAGCGGGTACAAGCTGGGATCTGGCGCTGAACACGGCGGTGAGCTTTGTCACCAATACCAACTGGCAGGCCTATTCGGGCGAAAGCGCCATGGGCTATCTGGCCCAGATGGCAGGGCTTACAGTGCAGAACTTTGTTTCCGCCGCTGTGGGCATTGCGGTGTTGTTCGCCTTGATTCGGGGGCTGCGCGCGCGAAAAACAGAAACATCCGGCGGGCCAGATACTTCCCCCACGCCAGCCGTTTCAGGCCTTGGCAACTTCTGGGCAGACGCCACCCGCGCAACCTTGTACATTCTTGTGCCGCTCTCCCTTGCGCTTTCGCTGCTGCTCATCTGGCAGGGTGTGCCGCAGAATTTTTCCCCTTACAAAACTGTTGCCCTGCTTGAACCGCTTACAACCGAAAACGGGACCACCGTTACGGAGCAGATGGTTCCCATGGGGCCGCAGGCCTCACAGGTTGCGCCCAAGCAGCTTGGCACCAACGGTGGCGGCTACAACGGCGTCAATTCCGCCCACCCGCACGAGAACCCCACCCCCCTCGCAAATATGCTGGAAATGCTGGCCCTGCTGCTCATTCCCGCAGGGCTGTGCTTCACCTTTGGCAGGCAGATCAAGGACATGCGCCAGGGCGTAGCCATATTCATCACCATGACCCTGCTGCTAACCGGCGCCATTGGCTTCACCGCCTGGGCCGAACAGAGCGCCACTCCGCAACTGGCCCAGAGCGAGCAGGTTGATCTTGCCCCCCGCAGCGGCCTGCTGGCTCAGGCCGGAGGCAACATGGAAGGCAAGGAAGCGCGCTTCGGCATAACAAATAGTGCCATCTGGGCCGCCGCCACAACTGCCGCTTCCAACGGCTCGGTCAACGCCATGCACGACAGCCTCACGCCGTTGGGCGGGATGGTTCCCATGGTGCTCATGCAGTTGGGCGAAGTGGTCTTTGGTGGTGTTGGCAGCGGCCTGTACGGCATGCTGGCCTTTGTGCTGCTGACCGTTTTCATGGCTGGCCTGATGGTGGGCCGCACCCCAGAATATCTGGGCAAAAAAGTGGAACCCTTTGAAATGAAGATGGCCGTGGTGGTCTGCCTGACCACGCCAGTCGTCATCCTGATCGGGGCTGGTCTGATGTGCCTTGTTCCGCAAGTTGTGGAAAGCCTGAACAATGCCCTGCCCCACGGCTTCAGCGAGCTGCTCTATGCCGCCACCTCTGCCGGGGCCAACAACGGTTCTGCCTTTGCCGGGCTGAATGCCAACACGCCTTTTCTGAATGTACTGCTGAGCGCGCTTATGCTTGCCGGGCGCTTTGTGCCCGTGGCAGCCATTCTTGCCGCCGCAGAGAGCATGGCGGCCAAAAAGACCGTGGCCGCAAGCTCCGGCACGCTCTCCACCAGCAACGGCATGTTTGTTTTTCTGCTCATATTTGTGGTGCTGCTGGTGGGCGCATTGAGCTTCTTCCCCGCTCTGGCTCTCGGCCCCGTGGCCGAACACCTGCAAATGACGCGCTAATTAGCGCTCAATAATAAAGGATACAGCCATGTCAGCCAAAACTGCACATGCCCCGCGCAACAGCCGGATGCTCCGCCGGGCCCTTGGCGACTCGTTCATCAAGCTGGCCCCGCATATTCAGGCGCGCAATTTTGTCATGTTCACCGTATATCTTTCCGCCATCATGACCACTGGCCTTGCGCTGGCAGGGGCGTGGGGATTGATGCCCGCCGTTGCAAACCAAAGCGTCTTTGCCTGTGCCATTGCCGCCATACTCTGGTTCACGGTGCTCTTTGCCAACTTTGCGGAAGCCATTGCCGAAGGCCGGGGCAAGGCCCAGGCCGACAGCTTGCGCAAATCGCGCAAGAGCGTTGACGCCCGTAAGCTGCCGGATCCTGCGCAGCACGAAGCCTTTGTCATAACTTCATCCACTGAGCTGAAACCCGGCGACTACGTGCTTGTGCTGGCAGGCGAGATGATCCCCGCCGACGGCGACGTGGTAGAAGGGGCCGCCTCTGTGGACGAAAGCGCCATCACAGGCGAATCCGCCCCTGTCATACGCGAGAGCGGCGGCGACCGCAGCGCCGTCACCGGCGGCACCACAGTGCTTTCCGACTGGCTGGTGTTGCGCGTTACCAGCGAGGTTGGCCGCAGCTTTCTGGACAAAATGATCGCCATGGTCGAAGGGGCCGCCCGCCAGAAAACCCCCAATGAGATCGCCCTGAACATCCTGCTGGTGGCGCTTACGGTCATCTTTCTGCTGGTCACGGGCACACTGTGGTGCTTTGCCCGCTTTGCGGCAGATCAGAACCATGCGGCAAATCCGGCGGATGTTACCTCGCTGGTGGCGCTTTTTGTCTGCCTGGCCCCGACCACCATCGGCGCGCTGCTTTCATCCATAGGTATTGCGGGCATGAGCCGCCTCAATCAGGCCAACGTGCTTGCCATGAGTGGACGCGCCATTGAAGCTGCTGGCGATGTTGACGTGCTCCTGCTCGACAAGACAGGCACCATAACCCTTGGCAACCGGCTGGCCGTCAGCTTTATACCTGTGGACGGACACACCGAACCGGAGCTGGCGGAGGCCGCTCGCCTTGCCTCGCTTGCGGATGAAACCCCCGAGGGCCGCAGCATTGTGCAACTGGCAAACAGCCTGTTCCCGCAGGACGGAGCAGCGCATCCTGAAACGAATACAGTCTTTGTTCCCTTTTCCGCACACACACGCATGAGCGGGATTGATGCGCTGGGTTCGTCCATACGTAAAGGCGCGGCAGACGCCGTGCGCGCTTTTGCGGAGCAGCTTGGCGGGCGTTTGAGCCCGCAGTGCGATGAAGTGGTGCAGAGCATTGCCCGCCAGGGCGGCACGCCCCTTGTGGTTGCCCGCGATGCCGCAGTGCTTGGCGTGATCCACCTCAAGGATGTCATCAAGGACGGCGTGCGTGAAAAATTCGGCGAGCTGCGCCGCATGGGCATCAAGACCGTCATGATCACGGGCGACAATCCGCTCACTGCCGCCGCCATTGCCGCCGAGGCCGGGGTGGATGACTTTCTGGCTGAGGCCACGCCGGAGACCAAGCTGAACCTGATCAGGGAATATCAGGCCAAGGGACATCTGGTTGCCATGACGGGCGACGGCACCAATGACGCCCCGGCTCTGGCGCAGGCGGACGTGGCGGTTGCCATGAACACGGGCACGCAGGCCGCCAAGGAAGCGGGCAACATGGTTGATCTGGATTCCTCGCCCACCAAGTTGCTGGATATCGTACGCATCGGCAAGCAGCTGCTCATGACGCGCGGCAGCCTCACAACCTTTTCTCTCGCCAACGATGCGGCAAAGTACTTTGCCATCATCCCGGCCCTGTTCATGGGGCTGTACCCCGGCCTTGCCGCACTCAACATCATGGGTCTGCACAGCCCGCAAAGCGCCATACTGGCGGCCACCATATACAATGCCCTCATCATTGTGGCCCTCATTCCGCTGGCCCTGCGCGGCGTGCCCTACAGGGAGGAAAGTTCAGAGCTGCTGTTGCGCCGCAACCTCTTTATTTACGGCCTCGGCGGGCTCGCGGCTCCCTTTGCCGCCATCAAACTTATTGACCTCTGCCTGGTCGGCCTTGGGCTGGCCTGAGGAGAAACATCATGTCCATCACAACATTGCTGCGCCGCTCTCTGGTTTTTCTGTGCATCATGACGGCCCTCACCTGCGCCTATACCGGCGCGCTCACCCTTGCGGGCAAGGCGCTGTTTCCCTTTCAGGCTGAAGG
Proteins encoded:
- the kdpA gene encoding potassium-transporting ATPase subunit KdpA, giving the protein MENMIGQCLLYIILLALLAWPLGIYMGKVMDGEPFWLQKMLGPCERGLYRVMGINPAEQMGWKRYLGCVLAFSAVSIAALMLLLMAQGSLPLNPQGIAGTSWDLALNTAVSFVTNTNWQAYSGESAMGYLAQMAGLTVQNFVSAAVGIAVLFALIRGLRARKTETSGGPDTSPTPAVSGLGNFWADATRATLYILVPLSLALSLLLIWQGVPQNFSPYKTVALLEPLTTENGTTVTEQMVPMGPQASQVAPKQLGTNGGGYNGVNSAHPHENPTPLANMLEMLALLLIPAGLCFTFGRQIKDMRQGVAIFITMTLLLTGAIGFTAWAEQSATPQLAQSEQVDLAPRSGLLAQAGGNMEGKEARFGITNSAIWAAATTAASNGSVNAMHDSLTPLGGMVPMVLMQLGEVVFGGVGSGLYGMLAFVLLTVFMAGLMVGRTPEYLGKKVEPFEMKMAVVVCLTTPVVILIGAGLMCLVPQVVESLNNALPHGFSELLYAATSAGANNGSAFAGLNANTPFLNVLLSALMLAGRFVPVAAILAAAESMAAKKTVAASSGTLSTSNGMFVFLLIFVVLLVGALSFFPALALGPVAEHLQMTR
- the kdpB gene encoding potassium-transporting ATPase subunit KdpB, translating into MSAKTAHAPRNSRMLRRALGDSFIKLAPHIQARNFVMFTVYLSAIMTTGLALAGAWGLMPAVANQSVFACAIAAILWFTVLFANFAEAIAEGRGKAQADSLRKSRKSVDARKLPDPAQHEAFVITSSTELKPGDYVLVLAGEMIPADGDVVEGAASVDESAITGESAPVIRESGGDRSAVTGGTTVLSDWLVLRVTSEVGRSFLDKMIAMVEGAARQKTPNEIALNILLVALTVIFLLVTGTLWCFARFAADQNHAANPADVTSLVALFVCLAPTTIGALLSSIGIAGMSRLNQANVLAMSGRAIEAAGDVDVLLLDKTGTITLGNRLAVSFIPVDGHTEPELAEAARLASLADETPEGRSIVQLANSLFPQDGAAHPETNTVFVPFSAHTRMSGIDALGSSIRKGAADAVRAFAEQLGGRLSPQCDEVVQSIARQGGTPLVVARDAAVLGVIHLKDVIKDGVREKFGELRRMGIKTVMITGDNPLTAAAIAAEAGVDDFLAEATPETKLNLIREYQAKGHLVAMTGDGTNDAPALAQADVAVAMNTGTQAAKEAGNMVDLDSSPTKLLDIVRIGKQLLMTRGSLTTFSLANDAAKYFAIIPALFMGLYPGLAALNIMGLHSPQSAILAATIYNALIIVALIPLALRGVPYREESSELLLRRNLFIYGLGGLAAPFAAIKLIDLCLVGLGLA